A window of the Magnetococcales bacterium genome harbors these coding sequences:
- the secG gene encoding preprotein translocase subunit SecG, which translates to MTLILTVIHLLVAFGIIFVVLVQKGSSADMGAAFGGSSQSLFGARGSGSFLGKVTAFLATIFMLTSLTLAFFTTRSTSSDSVMKGGAVRPPATTQRPVDAAPKPGAASAPVTDPGSDIPLPAKTGVSEEKAGGGGGAPDAHQGSNKPIPAFPDAPTPPVSGVKPQAPYPDAPTPPVSGVKSQSQVPQGSGGAPAGTSPLTQQAKPSVQDASAQKASVPQGGGGATPADAKPPARQGGGATPADAKPPARQGGGATPADAKAQAPKGNSTVAPDGTGANLPPAAPKAKPLNPTSAHGPGVAPDKAKGLSERSN; encoded by the coding sequence ATGACACTGATCCTGACTGTGATCCATCTTCTCGTCGCTTTTGGGATCATCTTTGTCGTGCTTGTCCAGAAGGGGAGCAGTGCCGATATGGGCGCTGCCTTTGGCGGAAGTTCACAAAGCCTCTTCGGGGCACGCGGATCGGGCAGTTTTTTGGGGAAGGTGACCGCCTTTCTGGCTACGATTTTCATGTTGACCAGTCTCACGCTCGCCTTTTTTACGACCCGGTCCACGTCGTCAGATTCCGTCATGAAAGGGGGGGCCGTCAGGCCCCCCGCGACGACGCAACGCCCTGTTGATGCTGCGCCCAAGCCGGGGGCTGCCTCCGCTCCTGTGACGGACCCGGGTTCCGACATCCCGTTGCCGGCCAAGACCGGCGTTTCGGAGGAGAAGGCCGGGGGAGGGGGGGGGGCTCCTGATGCCCATCAGGGTAGCAATAAGCCTATTCCAGCCTTTCCAGACGCGCCAACTCCGCCGGTTTCTGGTGTGAAGCCACAAGCTCCCTACCCAGATGCGCCAACTCCGCCGGTTTCTGGCGTGAAGTCGCAATCTCAGGTGCCACAAGGTTCAGGTGGTGCCCCTGCCGGCACGAGCCCTCTCACTCAGCAGGCAAAGCCATCGGTCCAGGATGCTTCGGCTCAGAAGGCTTCTGTTCCGCAAGGTGGTGGTGGCGCGACGCCAGCCGACGCCAAACCTCCGGCACGGCAGGGTGGTGGCGCGACGCCAGCCGACGCCAAACCTCCGGCACGGCAGGGTGGTGGCGCGACGCCAGCCGATGCCAAGGCGCAGGCGCCGAAGGGAAACAGCACCGTTGCGCCCGATGGAACGGGCGCCAACCTTCCCCCTGCCGCTCCCAAGGCGAAGCCCCTGAATCCCACCTCGGCCCATGGGCCGGGTGTGGCGCCGGATAAAGCCAAAGGCCTATCCGAACGTTCCAACTGA
- a CDS encoding triose-phosphate isomerase, translating to MRRRPLIAGNWKMNGLIETAQELVEGIGAGLSERERKLQCEVLVCPPFTAIHTVHQTVSAKGYSMKVGGQNMDVEGPGARTGEICGIMLRNVGCRYVILGHSERRQYFGETSELVGKKVEAAFRDGLIPIVCVGEELKDREANRTFDVIRPQLEAVMPRLPEESAKRSTLVVAYEPVWAIGTGKNATPEQVQEVHAFIRKFLAEKLGADTASKIRILYGGSMKPSNAAGLLALEDVDGGLIGGAALKAQDFLGIIDANPVSD from the coding sequence ATGCGACGTCGTCCATTAATTGCTGGAAACTGGAAAATGAATGGGCTGATCGAAACCGCCCAGGAACTGGTGGAAGGGATCGGCGCAGGACTTTCCGAGAGAGAACGGAAATTGCAGTGTGAGGTTCTCGTCTGCCCACCCTTCACCGCCATCCACACCGTCCACCAGACTGTGAGTGCCAAGGGGTACTCCATGAAGGTGGGCGGGCAAAACATGGATGTCGAAGGACCAGGGGCGCGTACTGGTGAAATCTGTGGGATCATGCTGCGCAATGTTGGTTGCCGTTATGTGATCCTCGGCCACTCGGAGCGTCGGCAGTATTTCGGTGAAACCAGCGAACTCGTTGGCAAGAAGGTGGAGGCGGCCTTTCGCGATGGGCTCATCCCCATCGTTTGCGTCGGCGAGGAGCTCAAAGACCGCGAGGCCAATCGTACCTTCGATGTCATTCGTCCCCAGTTGGAAGCGGTCATGCCCAGACTGCCGGAAGAGAGTGCCAAACGGAGCACCCTGGTTGTGGCCTATGAGCCTGTCTGGGCTATCGGCACCGGCAAAAATGCCACCCCCGAACAGGTCCAGGAAGTCCATGCTTTCATCCGCAAATTCCTTGCGGAAAAGTTGGGCGCCGACACGGCTTCCAAGATTCGCATCCTTTACGGCGGGTCGATGAAACCGTCCAATGCTGCTGGCCTCTTGGCCTTGGAGGATGTGGATGGTGGTTTGATCGGTGGCGCCGCTTTAAAGGCCCAGGATTTCCTGGGCATCATCGACGCCAACCCGGTCTCGGATTGA